The Methylobacterium durans nucleotide sequence TACTAAAAAAAGCCATCGGCATCTTCGCGGAGGTGCCGAAATGACGTTTCGCTTCATCGAGCAGCATGGAAGCATCTGGCCGGTGCGTCTCATGTGCCGCGTGCTCGGGGTCTCGGCCAGTGGGTATTATGCCTGGCGCTCCCGGCCTGAGAGCCGCCGCGCCCAGGAGAACCGTACCTTGCTGGCGGACGTGCGACGCCTGCAGGAACAGCACAAGAGCCGCTACGGCTCACCGCGGATGCATGCCGCTCTGCGCGCGGAGGGACGCGGCGTCAGCCGAGGCCGCATCGAGCGGCTGATGCGCCGACACGGCATCCGGGCTCTGGCAGGCCGCCGCTATCGCCCGTGCACCACCGACAGCAATCATCCCCTGCCGCTCGCTCCCAACCTCCTGCAGCAGACCTTCGTGGCGGCAGCCCCAACCGCGTCTGGCTAGCCGACATCACCTACCTGGCGACTGGCGAGGGCTGGCTCTACCTCGCGGCCGTGCTGGATCTGGCCACCCGCAAGCTCGTGGGATGGGCCATGCGCGAGCACATGCGCATCGAGTTGACCCTGGCCGCGTTGATGATGGCCACCCAGCGGCAACGGCCAGCTGCCGGGCTCATCTGTCATTCGGATCGCGGGAGCCAATACGCTGCGGCAGCTTACGGCGAGCAACTCGCCGTCGTAGGGGCGGTCGCCTCGATGAGCCGGACAGGATGCTGCTTCGACAATGCCCCGATGGAAAGCTTCTTCCACACACTCAAGGTCGAACTCGTCCATCAGCGCCGATGGGCAACCCGCGACGAGGCACGTCGCGACCTGTTCGCCTACATCGAGGGCTACTACAACCGACAGCGCCTCCACTCCGCCCTCGGCTACCATACGCCTGAGCAAGCTGAGCAGCGCTGGGCAACGTAACCTCCGTGTCCACTGAAACAGGGGAGGATCAACATCGAGTACCGTGTCCGCACCCCCGCCGGTGAGGTGCGCTGGCTGCACATCCGCGGGCAGACCTTCTACGGCGTTGACGGCCAGCCCTTGAGCATGGCCGGGGTCTCCATCGACATCACCGATCGCAAGCGTAGCGATGAGCATCGGGCGCTGTTGGCCGGCGAGCTAAACCATCGGGTCAAGAACTCGATGGCGACCATGCAGTCGATCGCCTATCAGACCCTGCGCAACGCCGCCTCGCTAGACGATGCTCGTGTGACTCTGGAAGCCCGGCTGCAATCGCTCGCTGCCGCTCACGACGTGCTGACGCGCGCGAGCTGGGAGGGCGCGACGCTGGCCGAGATCGTCGACGGAGGCTTGCAGGCATTTCGCAACGGGTCGGCCGGTCGGTTTAAGGTTGGCGGTCCCAAGGTCTGGCTGACGCCGCGCCTGAGCTTAGCGTTCGTGATGGCCCTGCACGAGCTGGCGACCAACGCTGTGAAGTACGGCGCGCTGTCGAACGACAAGGGCCGGGTGATTCTCAACTGGGACATCGTCGATGGGTCCCAGCCCCCTCACCTTTGGCTGCGCTGGGAGGAGCTGGGTGGCCCGCCCGTGGTCGCGCCGACGCGGACAGGGTTCGGGACCCGCATGATCGAGCGTGCATTGGCGTCGGAACTGGGCGGCACCGCCGAGATCGAGTATCGCCCGCGCGGCGTGGTGTTCACGTTAGAAGCCCCATTGCCAGAACGCTCCACTCACGCGCCGGCTTCGAGTGCTTGCGCTGCGAGAGGGTAACCTCTGCCGGTTCGGTAACACCCAGCCAGCAAATACCCGCTTTTGAGAAGCCGTTGACCTGACCGGCTGGCTTTGGACCGGGCTGATTGCGAGGATCAGCCAGGACCGGAGGAGCTGGAAATGCGGCGAGGACAGAGGCCGAGCGCGGAGCAGGTGGTGCTGACGCTGCGCCAGATCGAGGTGCAGACAGCCCAGGGCAAGAGCATCGCCATTGCCTGCAAAGAGGCGGGCATCTGCGAGCAGAGCTACGCGACGAGTGCCTGCGCCAAGAGATCTTCTACTCGCTGAAAGAAGCGCAGGCTGTGATCGGGCTTTGGCAAAACACCTGCAATCGCGTGCGGCCGCATTCGTCACTGGGCTACCAGCCGCCCGCACCCGTCAGCTTCCTGGATCTGGCCTTCCGGCTACCCATGGCCGCTACCATGCAGTAGCCTCGCAACTGGCTCGGTCCAAAATACCGGTCAGGTCAGGCTCGCCCATGCGGATGCCGAGCGCTTTGGCCTCGGCGGTGCGGGCGATGGCGCAGCCGTCGTTGTTCGAGAGCACGATGACGGGCACGCCGGCGAGCTTCGGGTCGAACACCCGCTCGCAAGAGCGATAGAAGCTGTTGCCGTCGAGCAGGGCGATGGTGCGCGTCATTTACCCGCACGCGACCTCAGATCTAGTACTTAGATCTAGTACACCACGGTTAGGTATTTGACCACAAAAGTACGGTCGGAACCATTAAAGCTTGAACTACCTTATTGCTCAAATGGATTAGAGTTTTCCATTTGAGGGGGTCAAAATGTCGCATTCTATTGTTCCAACGGTAGTAGTTGCCGCAAGTTCCTTCACCCGTGAGGGTATTCGGTCTTATCTATCAGGCTCTCGCTTCAGTGTTATGGAAATTGGAAAGACGCAGGAATGCGATACCGTAGATAACGCATCAATGATCATAACTACCGCAGACGACCTTGGAAAGTCACCATTCATTACGAGCGTTAGATCATCCCGTCCAAATGTAAAAATTGTTCTGCTGTGCCATGTCGATTCGGTCAAATATTTGGAACCAAGTGCCATTCGTGACGTAGCGGGCATTCTTGATTGTGAGATCGACGGAAAGACGCTCATTAATGCGCTCGACTTGGTGATGGATGGCGTGCGCGTTCATTCAGCGAAGATAATGGAATTTTTGCTAGATCGGCGAACTTGCCGCGATGATTCGATATCGGCCGAGACCCCGGGGGGCAGAGTAAGAGTGAAGGGTGGGATCCAGAGCTGGATCTTTCTAAAGCTCGCTCGCTATCTCCCAGCGAGTTAAAAATTCTCAAGTGTTTGGCTGAAGGGGTTTCAAACAAAGTAATAGCTCTCCAGCATTGTCTGGCCGAAGCCACAGTAAAAATTCATGTCAAGAACATCCTTCGTAAGCTTAGTGCGCAGAATCGGACCCAGGCGGCGATCTGGGCTCGGGAAAACGGCGTCCGTCACGCCTAGGAGCCCGTCCGAGTAAGCGTCTCGACGACGAGGCCGCGGGATGATTCACTTGGCTCATGGCCAAGGTGTTTCGCTCCTGGGACGTCGATCAGGGCTGGCTGCTGCCGCCCTCGCTGCACGAGTTCGTGCCGCCCGGGCACAGGGCGCACTTCGTGCGCGACACGGTGCGAGAGGCGCTCGACCTCTCGGCCATTCTCGACACCTACACCGAGGAGCGCGGCTACCCGCCCTACCATCCGGGCATGATGGTGGCGCTCCTGCTCTACGGCTACAGCCGAGGCCTGTACTCCTCGCGCCAGCTCGCCCGCGCCTGCGAGGAGCGGGTCGATGTCATGGCGGTGACCGGCCTGAACCGGCCCGACTTCCGAACCATCGCCGACTTCCGCAAGCGCCACCTCGTGGCCCTGTCGGACCTGTTCGTGCAGGTGCTGCGCCTGTGTCGGGCGGCCGGTCTCGTCGAGTTCGCTCACGTGGCGGTGGATGGCACCAAGCTGAAGGCAAACGCCTCGCGCCACAAAGCGATGAGCTACGGGCGGATGAAGACGGCCGAGCCGGCCCTGGCGGCCGAGGTGGACGCTTGGCTGGAGCGAGCGCGCGAGGCTGACGCGGCGGAGGATCAGGCTCACGGTGCCGGCCGTCGGGGCGACGAAACGCCGGACTGGATGGCCGACAAGCAGCGACGGCTGGAAGCAATCCGCGCCGCCAAGGCCGCGCTGGAAGCGGAGGCCGCAGATCCGCCCGATCCGGAGGACGAGAACGGGCCGGGTGCCTCGTCGGGCATGCGCTGGCAGGGTCGGCCACTGCGCGGTGACGACGGCAGTCCGCCCGACCGGGCGCAGCGCAACTTCACCGACCCGGACAGCCGGATCCTGCCCACGCGCGACGGCTTCGTGCAGGGCTACAACGGTCAGATCGCGGTCGACGCCGCGCATCAGGTGATCGTCGCGCACCGCCTCGTGACCAACTCGGCCGACTACCGCGCCCTCGTGCCGCTTGTGGACGGGGTCCGCGCTCATCTCAGGCGCAAGCCGCGGGAGGTCTCGGGCGATGCCGGGTTTGCCAACGAGGCGAACCTCGTCGCGCTCAGGGAGCGGGGCATTACGGGCTACCTCGCTCCGGGCCGGGCGCGACACGGCGAGGCGGATGCGGCCGGCCGCCGGAGGCTGACCAAGATGCCGTTGATGAGCGCGATGGCCGCCCGCCTAAAACGGGCTGGCCGCCGCAGTCGCTATCGCCTCAGGAAGCAGGTCGTCGAGCCGGTGTTCGGGCAGATCAAGCAGGCCCGAGGCTTCCGACAGTTCCTGATGAGAGGGCTTGAGCAGGTCCGGGGCGAGTGGGCGATGATCTGCACGGCCCATAACCTCCTGAAGCTGGCACAGGCCGACCGTTGAGCCCGCTGTCCGCCCTCATCGGCTCCGGTCTCGCCCCCTCTACCCAGGCCTCAAACACCGTTACTCGGACGGGCTCCTAGTACTACTGTGTCACAAGATTGCGGTGTATGAGTGGTGATCCGACCTCGTGCGGGAGCGCGACATGGATCCCTGGAACACCCCGCTGGCCGACCCGCCGCGCTTTGCGGCCTATGTCGACACGCTCTCGGACGCCCTTGGCCATGCGGATCGGGTGGCGCCGCTGAAGGCTTACTGCACCGGTCTCCTCCTGCCGGGCGCGCGCAAGAGCATCGAGCCCATGGCAGCGCGGATCGCGCCAGCGCGTGTTCAGGCCACCCATCAGTCCCTGCACCACTTTGTGGCCAAGGGCGAATGGTCAGACACTGCTTTGCTGGCCCGGGTCCGTGCCGCTGTTCTGCCGATGATCGAGAGCCAAGGCCCAATCCAAGCCTGGATCGTCGATGACACGAGCTTCCCCAAGAAGGGCCGACACTCGGTCGGGGTGGGGCGGCAGTATTGCGGACAGGTCGGCAAGCAGGACAATTGCCAAGTGGCCGTGACGCTCTCGCTGGCTAATGCCCAGGCCAGCCTGCCGGTCGCCTATCGCCTCTACCTGCCGGAAGCCTGGGCCCTGGATCCCGAGCGGCGCAGGAAGGCTGGCGTGCCCGCGGCGATCCGCTTCCAGACCAAGCCGCAGATCGCGCTGGATCAGATCCGTGCCGCTCACGCCGACAAGCTGCCGCCCGGTCTCGTGCTGGCGGATGCCGGATACGGGATCGACACAGCCTTCCGCACGGCCCTGACGGAGTTGGGCTTGCCCTACAGTCTCGGCATTCAGTCTTCGACCAGCCTGTGGTCACCCGGAACGACACCGCTGCCACCCAAACCCTGGAGCGGGCGCGGCCGGCCGCCGACCCGGGTGCGGCGCAGCCCCGATCACAAGCCGCTCTCGGCT carries:
- a CDS encoding response regulator transcription factor, which gives rise to MDLSKARSLSPSELKILKCLAEGVSNKVIALQHCLAEATVKIHVKNILRKLSAQNRTQAAIWARENGVRHA
- a CDS encoding IS1182 family transposase; this translates as MAKVFRSWDVDQGWLLPPSLHEFVPPGHRAHFVRDTVREALDLSAILDTYTEERGYPPYHPGMMVALLLYGYSRGLYSSRQLARACEERVDVMAVTGLNRPDFRTIADFRKRHLVALSDLFVQVLRLCRAAGLVEFAHVAVDGTKLKANASRHKAMSYGRMKTAEPALAAEVDAWLERAREADAAEDQAHGAGRRGDETPDWMADKQRRLEAIRAAKAALEAEAADPPDPEDENGPGASSGMRWQGRPLRGDDGSPPDRAQRNFTDPDSRILPTRDGFVQGYNGQIAVDAAHQVIVAHRLVTNSADYRALVPLVDGVRAHLRRKPREVSGDAGFANEANLVALRERGITGYLAPGRARHGEADAAGRRRLTKMPLMSAMAARLKRAGRRSRYRLRKQVVEPVFGQIKQARGFRQFLMRGLEQVRGEWAMICTAHNLLKLAQADR
- a CDS encoding IS701 family transposase, yielding MDPWNTPLADPPRFAAYVDTLSDALGHADRVAPLKAYCTGLLLPGARKSIEPMAARIAPARVQATHQSLHHFVAKGEWSDTALLARVRAAVLPMIESQGPIQAWIVDDTSFPKKGRHSVGVGRQYCGQVGKQDNCQVAVTLSLANAQASLPVAYRLYLPEAWALDPERRRKAGVPAAIRFQTKPQIALDQIRAAHADKLPPGLVLADAGYGIDTAFRTALTELGLPYSLGIQSSTSLWSPGTTPLPPKPWSGRGRPPTRVRRSPDHKPLSAEKLARSLPEEAWQCVTWRAGTNGLLVSRFAAERVRPAHRDELRHEPRPEEWVLIEWPQGEAAPTKYWLSSLPPETPLTELVSQTKLRWRIERDYQELKQEIGLGHYEGRGWRGFHHHASLCIAAYGFLVSERGRIPPSASEFVRLQTPVLPADYRPRGAPDPARASRA